One genomic segment of Hordeum vulgare subsp. vulgare chromosome 2H, MorexV3_pseudomolecules_assembly, whole genome shotgun sequence includes these proteins:
- the LOC123424999 gene encoding DEAD-box ATP-dependent RNA helicase 57 — protein sequence MEEKPSLSSALFAGTRFDRKRFAGDIARFRTGARPAAPAPAAPDAAAPGPEKKRKRKSKSKANAKKIKRKKKRADGAASAPDVVEGFSVFKGAEAKEAVEEPVEVVVREDEDEAVVRRRKEAEREIERAAILRKRYDIHISGHNVPAPLESFEELVSRYDCDSYLVGNLSKLGFQEPTPIQRQAISILLSGRECFACAPTGSGKTLAFLLPMLMKIKPGSKGCVKAVILCPTRELAAQTTRECKKLAKGRKFGVKLMTKDLSQDGNFKDMHCDILVSTPLRLDHAIRKRDLDLSRVEYLVLDESDKLFELGFVEVIDSIVKACSNPSIIRSLFSATLPETIEALARTIMHDAVRIIVGRKNSASSMIKQKLIFAGTERGKLIALRQSFAESLNPPVLVFVQSKERAKELYRELVYDDIRVDVIHGDLTEEQRQDAVDNLRAGKSWVLIATEVLARGMDFKGVNCVINYDFPESASAYIHRIGRSGRAGRSGEAITFFTEEDKPFLRNIANVLVSSGCEVPSWMVALPKLRSRKHRVDRDRISFLTDED from the exons ATGGAGGAGAAGCCGAGCCTCTCGTCGGCGCTGTTCGCCGGCACCCGCTTCGACCGCAAGCGCTTCGCGGGGGACATCGCGCGGTTCCGGACGGGCGCGCGGCCCGCTGCCCCCGCCCCCGCGGCCCCCGACGCCGCGGCGCCGGGCCCGGAGAAGAAGCGGAAGCGCAAGAGCAAGAGCAAGGCCAACGCGAAGAAgatcaagaggaagaagaagcgcgCCGACGGGGCCGCCTCCGCGCCCG ATGTTGTGGAGGGGTTCAGCGTGTTCAAGGgggcggaggcgaaggaggcggtTGAGGAGCCTGTGGAGGTGGTGGTtagggaggacgaggacgaggccgTCGTGAGGCGTCGGAAGGAGGCAGAGAGGGAAATCGAG AGAGCTGCCATTCTCCGGAAGAGGTACGACATCCACATTTCGGGACATAATGTTCCAGCACCACTGGAGAGCTTTGAAGAACTGGTTTCAAG GTATGACTGTGATTCATATTTGgttgggaacttgtcaaaacttggGTTTCAAGAACCTACACCTATCCAGAGGCAGGCCATCTCTATTCTTCTTTCA GGCAGGGAGTGCTTTGCTTGTGCACCTACAGGCTCTGGCAAGACACTTGCATTCCTGCTCCCTATGCTTATGAAAATCAAG CCAGGGTCTAAAGGATGTGTTAAGGCTGTTATTCTTTGCCCCACAAGGGAATTGGCAGCACAGACTACGAGAGAGTGCAAAAAGTTGGCAAAAGGGAGGAAGTTTGGTGTCAAACTAATGACCAAAGATCTCTCACAAGATGGTAATTTCAAGGATATGCACTGCGACATCCTTGTATCCACCCCACTTCGTTTGGACCATGCTATACGAAAGAGAGACCTTGACTTAAGTAG GGTGGAGTACCTTGTGTTGGATGAATCTGATAAACTTTTTGAGCTTGGATTCGTCGAAGTGATTGATTCAATTGTCAAAGCATGCTCGAACCCTTCAATAATTCGTTCTTTGTTTAGTGCCACATTGCCGGAAACAATAGAGGCTCTTGCACGTACAATAATGCATGATGCTGTTCGGATCATTGTGGGAAGAAA GAATTCAGCTTCCTCAATGATCAAGCAAAAGTTGATTTTTGCTGGAACAGAGAGGGGGAAGTTGATAGCTCTTCGCCAAAGCTTTGCAGAA TCCCTGAATCCTCCGGTATTGGTCTTTGTCCAAAGCAAAGAGAGGGCAAAAGAGCTCTACAGAGAGCTGGTATATGATGACATTAGAGTTGATGTAATTCATGGTGACCTTACTGAAGAACAG CGTCAAGATGCTGTTGACAACTTGAGAGCTGGAAAAAGCTGGGTGCTAATAGCAACAGAGGTTCTTGCGCGGGGAATGGATTTCAAAGGTGTCAACTGTGTAATCAACTACGATTTCCCTGAGTCCGCGTCTGCCTACATTCACAGAATAG GACGGTCTGGAAGAGCAGGCAGGTCGGGGGAGGCAATCACGTTCTTCACGGAGGAGGACAAGCCGTTCCTGCGGAATATTGCCAACGTGCTGGTATCTTCGGGCTGCGAGGTCCCTTCCTGGATGGTGGCATTGCCCAAGCTCAGGAGCAGGAAGCACAGGGTGGACAGGGACCGCATCTCCTTTTTAACCGACGAGGATTGA
- the LOC123425000 gene encoding E3 ubiquitin-protein ligase SP1 encodes MLVPWGGVGCCLSAAALYLLGRSSGRDAEVLRSVARTGSLKDLAAILDTASKVLPLVVAVSGRVSSDTPLICQQSGMRGVIVEETAEQHFLKHNDAGSWIQDSAVMLSVSKEVPWYLDDGTGRVYVVGARSAAGLILTVASEVFEESGRTLVRGTLDYLQGLKMLGVKRTERVLPTGTSLTVVGEAIKDDVGTIRIQRPHKGPFYASPKSIDQLILNLGKWAKLYQLASMGFAAFGVFLLAKRALDHFLQRKRQREFHKKARAAAAQRQAREAEGGNGTSDGEPKKDQMVLEICVICLEQEYNAVFVPCGHMCCCMNCSSHVTNCPLCRRRIDQAVRTFRH; translated from the exons ATGCTGGTCCCGTGGGGCGGGGTCGGGTGCTGCCTCAGCGCCGCGGCGCTCTATCTCCTCGGGAGGAGCAGCGGGAG GGACGCGGAGGTGCTGCGATCGGTGGCGAGGACAGGCAGCCTGAAGGATTTGG CTGCTATCTTGGACACTGCAAGTAAAGTCCTGCCACTTGTAGTGGCAGTTTCTGGGCGAGTTAGTTCAGATACGCCACTTATATGCCAACAAAGTGGTATGAGAGGTGTGATAGTCGAGGAAACG GCAGAGCAACACTTCCTGAAGCACAATGATGCTGGATCCTGGATTCAAGATTCTGCTGTGATGCTTTCTGTTAGCAAAGAGGTTCCATGGTACCTG GATGATGGCACTGGGCGTGTCTACGTTGTTGGCGCTCGTTCTGCTGCCGGGCTAATTTTAACTGTTGCCAGTGAGGTTTTTGAGGAGTCGGGGCGAACCCTTGTACGTGGAACTCTAGATTATTTACAAGGATTGAAG ATGCTCGGAGTAAAGCGAACTGAAAGGGTTCTTCCAACTGGAACTTCATTAACTGTTGTTGGTGAG GCCATTAAAGATGATGTTGGAACTATTCGGATACAGCGACCACACAAAGGACCATTTTATGCATCTCCAAAAAGCATCGATCAACTTATCTTGAATCTCGGAAAATGGGCCAA GTTATACCAACTTGCCTCCATGGGCTTTGCAGCTTTTGGTGTCTTTCTTCTTGCTAAGCGTGCACTTGATCATTTTCTACAAAGAAAGCGCCAGCGTGAATTTCACAAGAA GGCTCGTGCTGCTGCAGCACAAAGGCAGGCTAGGGAAGCTGAAG GGGGCAATGGTACATCAGACGGAGAGCCTAAGAAGGATCAAATGGTATTGGAAATATGTGTCATATGCCTTGAACAGGAGTATAATGCAGTTTTTGTGCC GTGTGGCCACATGTGTTGCTGTATGAACTGCTCTTCTCACGTTACAAACTGTCCACTTTGCCGACGAAGAATCGACCAAGCTGTCAGAACATTCCGTCACTGA
- the LOC123425002 gene encoding uncharacterized protein LOC123425002 has product MAHEEAPFYPREKLVQKQQYFQNLSKHIHLKGRYDAVISVAIPLALAGSSLFMIGRGIYNMSNGIGKKE; this is encoded by the exons ATGGCGCACGAAGAGGCACCATTTTACCCACGTGAGAAGCTTGTTCAGAAGCAGCAGTATTTCCAGAACTTGAGCAAGCATATCCACCTTAAAGGCCGTTACGATGCGGTCATCTCCGTTGCCATTCCCCTTGCGCTTGCTGGCTCCAGCTTGTTCATGATT GGTCGTGGGATCTACAACATGTCTAACGGGATCGGGAAAAAGGAGTGA
- the LOC123425001 gene encoding uncharacterized protein LOC123425001, whose amino-acid sequence MDQAKVVRGRGRNKRKWTVDEDEELVRALREVSADPRFRADGGAFKNCYTQGIEALLARRLPGRAIRASPHVDSRLKVLKRKFCALKDMLASPGFSWDASRNVLRCDKHRYDDYCKDNPRARGMYGVPFPHFDAFDAVYGKDRAAREAVEVSEEAAAGMENGDMSEDGGDEEEEDGACTGPSGSCSLDATLSYKTTQERCRNGGKRKRAESDHLPPDMLKDVRGHYQRASQHVDTMAEAMELFKDVHSHFQSVVQHAGAMAAAMEAFKDAHGRFQSVVQDASTAATAMEQFKDAHDQFRSITQNGSATEAVIEPHTDLQERSSPEVPQQDVRVRAIAEMQKLGFTGSEVVNAASVFAKEPDQMGMFLALPEIYRREYILKMLNGGQSLHF is encoded by the exons ATGGACCAGGCCAAGGTGGTGCGGGGCAGAGGGAGGAACAAGAGGAAGTGGACggtggacgaggacgaggagctgGTGAGGGCCCTCCGCGAGGTGTCCGCCGACCCCAGGTTCAGGGCCGACGGTGGGGCCTTCAAGAACTGCTACACGCAGGGGATAGAGGCCCTCCTCGCGCGGCGGCTGCCCGGCCGCGCCATCAGGGCCAGCCCCCACGTCGACTCCCGGCTCAAGGTCCTCAAGCGCAAGTTCTGCGCCCTCAAGGACATGCTCGCCTCGCCGGGCTTCTCCTGGGACGCCTCCAGGAATGTCCTCCGCTGCGACAAGCACCGCTACGACGACTACTGCAAA GATAATCCTAGGGCAAGGGGGATGTACGGCGTTCCGTTTCCGCATTTCGACGCGTTCGACGCGGTGTATGGCAAGGATAGAGCGGCCAGGGAGGCGGTGGAAGTGTCTGAGGAAGCGGCCGCCGGCATGGAGAATGGGGATATGAGCGaagatggaggtgatgaagaggaggaagacggtgCGTGCACCGGACCGTCTGGTTCTTGCTCCTTGGATGCTACATTGAGCTATAAAACAACGCAGGAGAGATGTAGGAACGGCGGTAAAAGGAAGAGGGCTGAATCGGATCACCTGCCTCCGGACATGCTGAAGGATGTTCGTGGTCACTATCAACGCGCCAGCCAGCACGTCGACACGATGGCGGAGGCGATGGAGCTGTTCAAGGATGTGCACAGTCACTTCCAGAGCGTTGTTCAGCATGCCGGTGCCATGGCAGCGGCAATGGAGGCGTTCAAGGATGCACACGGTCGGTTTCAGAGTGTTGTTCAGGATGCGAGCACGGCCGCAACAGCCATGGAACAGTTCAAGGATGCACATGATCAGTTTCGAAGCATCACCCAGAATGGCAGCGCAACTGAAGCAGTTATTGAGCCTCATACTGATCTGCAAGAAAGGTCATCGCCTGAGGTGCCCCAACAGGATGTCAGAGTAAGAGCCATTGCTGAAATGCAAAAGCTTGGGTTTACAGGAAGCGAAGTGGTCAACGCCGCGAGTGTTTTCGCCAAGGAACCGGACCAAATGGGCATGTTCTTGGCACTCCCAGAAATCTACAGGAGGGAGTACATACTCAAGATGCTTAATG gcGGGCAATCTCTCCATTTTTAG